TTTGATGTGATTAGGTCATCATTGCCGCGCATGAGCTTGGATGAATCTTTTGAGAATAAAGATGCTATAGCATTAGATATCAAAAAAGAGTTATCAGAAGAAATGAGCACTTATGGTTATACGATAATTAAATCATTGGTTGTTGATATTAATCCAGAAGAAAATGTAAAACGCTCGATGAATGAGATTAATGCTGCACAAAGGCAACTTGAGGCAACAAAAGCAAAAGCTGAAGCTGAAAAGCTTATTAAGATTAAAGAGGCTGAAGGGCAAAAAGAGTCGATGAAATTACTTGGTGAAGGCATTGCAGAGCAACGAAAAGCAATAGCAAGAGGTTTGCGTGTATCTATAGAAGATGTCAAAGAAGGCACTGGAGCAGGTGTTTCTTCTGAATATATCTCATCTTTAGTGATGATGTATCAGTATTTAGATACTTTAGAGAATATGACAAAATCAGCTAAGTCAAATGTAATCTTTACACCGAATTCACCAAAAGATTTTAATAATCTAACTTCTGAAATGATAAGTGCTTTGTCTGCGGTTAAGGATTAATAAAGATTAAATTTATAATTAGATTAGGCTCCAAAAAATTTACTTTAATCAAATAAAAGTGCTGGCTAACCTATTTATGATGTTTGCTTAAGCAACTATCTAAAATGTATACTTTTAAATATTTTCAATTAGAAAGTTATAGAAGACACGAAGAGGTAATTATAAATAAAGCCATTTTTTTTTTGTTTTACAGCTATATTATAAGATAAATTAATAGAAAAATACTTGGGAGAGTAATTATGTCAGAACAATTAGAACTTGAAAATAAACAATTAAAACACGAAATGCAAAAACTTAGAAGTGAAAATAGTTCCCTTAGGAATGAAAAATATGAACTAAAGCAAATAATTAATTCTATAGATGCAAATATCTACTGGAAAGATACTGACGGTAAGATGCTAGGTATGAATCATAGCTGTCTTAAGTTTCTTGGGCTAAGTGATATGAGTGAAGCCATTGGTAAAAGTAGTATTGAGTTAAGTGTTATCAAAAATACTGGCCTTGATATACATAAAAATGATTTGAAAGTGATTGAAAATGATAAAACATCAATTTTCGAAGAAAAAGTATTGTTTAAGGAAAAAGAACAAACATTTCTATCACAAAAATCACCTCTGAAAGATGAAAATGGTAAAACTATAGGAATTATTGGGGTTTCTATTGATATTTCTCAACAAAAAAAATTACAAGCTCAATTAGAAAGAAAAAAAGCTGAACTAGAAAAGAAAAATAAAGAAATCAAAAGCCTTTTGGATAATCAAAAATCTTCATTTCAACAAATAGTTGATAATATTGAAGCTAATATCTACTGGAAAGATACTGATGGTAAGATGCTAGGTATGAATCTTTGCTACCTTAAGTATCTTGGGTTAAGTGATATGAATGAAGCCATTGGTAAAAGGGATGTTGAGTTAAGTGTTATGAAAAATACTAGCTCTGATTTATATAAAAATGATTTGAAAGTGATTGAGGGTGATACAACATTAATTTTTGAAGAAAAAGTATTGTTTGAGGGAAAAGAACAAACATTTCTATCACAAAAATCCCCTCTGAAAGATGAAAATGGTAAAGTTATAGGAATTATAGGGGTTTCTATTGATATTACTAAACAAAAAAAATTACAGCATGAATTAGAAAAGAAAAATAATGAACTCAGAGAAAAAGATAAAAAAAGATCTGAGGCAGCAGAAGCTATATTTGATGTTTTAGCAAAAATTTAACATTTCTTGGATTGTAGCTATAGGTTATCTACTTGCTCTTATAACTTGCTCTTCAGTATTAATATTAGCATTAAAGTGTAGAAATAAATAAACTATTAATATAGTTTCTAATTTTAAAATATTAGTCAATGTAATATAATTTCATTATAAATGCCTTATTATAAACTTTATTTAAAGTTATTTTTGTAATACAATTTCGTAATTTAATATTACTGGGCATTAAAAATGTATTCTAATATTATTGACCATATCCAAGCAGTAAATCAAACACAAAGGGCTTTTCCTCAAGGTAAAACCATCCATCAACTTTTTGAAGAGCAAGTAGCTAAAACCCCAGATAATATAGCTGTAGTCTTTGAAGATAAGCAACTAACTTATAAAGAGTTAAATCAAAAAAGTAACCAGCTTGCCAGATATATCAAAGATAAGTATAAATCTATAACGAATCAAGAACTACAACCAGATACCTTAATAGCTTTGTACTTAGATAGAAGCTTAGAGATGATTATATCAATATTAGCAGTGCTTAAAGCAGCAGCTGCATATGTGCCTATATCACCTGACTTTCCTAGTGATAGAACAAAATATATTTTAGAAGATACTAATTCGACTATTTTGCTATCTCAAGCACATTTAATTGATAAGCTTAGTGAGGTAGCTCAAGATATAGAGATTATTGCTACAGATTCACATGAGTTTCAAAACTACGCTAAAGATAATTTAAACACTAATGTACAACCTAATAATCTAGCTTATGTAATTTACACCTCTGGAACTACTGGTAAACCTAAAGGTGTAATGATTGAACATTATAGCTTTGTTTCTTTCATTAAACTATTTAGTGAAAAAATAAAAACTAATAATGGATTAAACCTATTAAGTTTGACAAACATTGTTTTTGATATATTTGGCCTTGAGTATGCCCTACCACTGTTAAATGGTTATAAGCTAATTTTATCCTCAGCTGATAAAATTACCGATGAGCAAATTGTACAAAGTAATATAATACAACAAACACCAAAAGTTATTAGTAATTTATGTCAAATACACAAAGGCAAATTTCATGATAAAACTTTATTATTTGGGGGTGAAAAAGCAGCAAATAATGAGGTCAAAGTTTTTTTAGAAGAGTTTAAGTATGTTTACAATGTATATGGACCAGCAGAGACAACTATATGGAGTTCAATAAAAGAAGTTGATTCCAGTACAAAATCTTCTGTAATAGGAACTCCTTTGTTTAATGAAAAACTATATGTCCTAGATAATAATTTATTCCCTTCACCGATAGGTGTACCAGGAGAGTTATATATAGGTGGTGTTGGTTTAGCTAGAGGCTATTTAAATTTACCACAATTAACTAAAGAAAGATTTATCAATAATCCTTTTGCCACACCAGATGATATTGCCAAAGGTTATACACGTTTATACAAAACAGGTGATATCTGTAAATGGTTAGCTAATGGAGAAATTGAATATATAGGTAGAAATGATTTCCAAGTTAAATTAAGAGGCTTTAGGATTGAGCTTGGAGAAATTGAAAATGTAATATCAGCAATTGATAATATTAAACAAAGCTGTGTTTTAGTTAAGGATGAGGTATTAGTAGCTTACTATGTATCAGATATAGAAATAGATGAAACAGCTATTAAAGATCATCTAGCTAAAAAACTACCTGAATATATGATCCCTAGTTTTTATATGAAATTAGAATCATTCCCTTTAACTATTAATGGTAAATTAGATAGAAGAGCTTTACCTAAAATTGAAATAATTAATAAAGATGGGTACACCCCACCTTCAACTGCGAGTGAAAAGCTCTTATGTAAGATATGGCAGCAATGTCTAAATATAGATAAAGTAGGTATCACTGATAATTTTTTTAATATTGGTGGCAGCTCTATTACTTCAATTAAAATATCATTCTTACTTTCAAAACATTTTAACAAAAATATTCATTTAAAGGACATCTTTCAGTATCCAACAATTAAACAATTAGATGTTAGAATAAAAAATATTGATGATAATAATATAATTATTCCTAAAGCCTCAGGAGATAGTTTTGATCTGTCTTTTGCTCAGCAAAGATTATTGTTTATTGAACTATTTGAGGGTAAAACCAATGCTTATCATATACCTATATTAATTAAACTATCCCAAGGGATCAATATACCGGCATTAGATTCAGCTCTAAGAGCAGTTATTCAGAGGCATAGTATGCTAAGAACAGCATACAAACAAAAAGATGATGGTAGTTTACAGCAATTTATTGTTAATCAAGGTCCGCAAATAATATATAGGAATTGTAGTGATAATAGTGAATTACAACAAAGTTTAGCTAAAGATGTAAATACCCCTTTTGATTTAATGAATGATATTCCTGTGAGAATAAGATTTTATTCTTATCAAGAAGAATATTTATTATTACTTAACATTCATCATATAGCAGTAGATGCTTGGTCATTAGATATTATTAGTAATGATTTATTAGAATATTATGAGCATTATGCTAATAATAAAAAACTTTGTTTAGAGCCTATAGACATTGAGTATAAGGATTTTGCTGTTTGGAAAAATAAATACTTATCTAGTGACATCCTAGAGAAACAATTAGCTTACTGGCAAAATAAATTATCAGCTTTTGAATCGTTAGATTTACCATTAGATAAAGAAAGAACTCAGCAACTAGATTTAAAAGGAGAGGATATATATTTTAAACTTGATAAAGAATTATCTTTTAGTTTAAAAAAACTTAGTAAACGAACAAATAACACTCTTTATAATATATTGTTAGCAGGATTCTTTATATTTCTTAATAAATATACTCAAAAAAATGATTTAATCATTGGCACCCCTAATGCTAGTCGTGACTTTCCACAATTACAAAATATCGTAGGATTCTTTATTAATAACATCATATTTAGACAAAATATAGAAACAAATAAGACAGCTGCTAATTTAGTTAAAGATATCCGTAATAACTTTATTGAAATGCAATTTTATCAAGACACTCCATTTGATGAAATTGTTTCGCATTTGAATGTTGAAAAAGATACGAGTAGACATCCAATATTTCAAGTAATGTTTTCTGTACAGAACTTTAAAGTGAAAAATTCTCAAGATATGCAGAAATATTTCGAATTTCAAAATATTTCAGATATTTATAAAGTAGCTAAATTTGATTTGACTTGTTTAATAGATGATTCAGGTGATGAGATTGTTGGTATTATGAATTATGCTACTAGCTTATTTGAAAAGAATACAATTGAGAGATTTATTAACCATTATAAAAATATATTAAAGCAAGTTGTTAGTTGTTATGATTCTAAGAATATTAATCAATATCAAATCCTTGATGAAGCAGAACATAACCAAATAATCTATAAATGGAATCAAACACAACGAGCTTTTCCTCAAGATAAAACCATCCATCAACTTTTTGAAGAGCAAGTAGCTAAAACTCCAGATAATATAGCTTTAGTCTTTGAAGATAAACAACTAACTTATAAAGAATTAAACCAAAGAAGTAACCAACTTGCTAGATATATCAAAGATAAATATAGATCTATAACTAATCAGCAACTACAACAAGATACCTTAATAGCTTTATACTTAGATAGAAGCTTAGAGATGATTATATCAATATTAGCAGTACTCAAAGCAGCAGCTGCATATGTGCCTATATCACCTGACTTTCCTAGTGATAGAACAAAATATATTTTAGAAGATACTAATGCAACTATTTTACTATCTCAAACACATTTAATTAATAAGCTTAAAGAAGTAGCTCAAGATGTAGAGATTATTGCTACAGATTCACAACAGTTTCAAAACTATGCTAAAGATAATTTAAATACTAATGTACAACCTAATAATCTAGCTTATGTAATTTACACTTCTGGAACTACTGGCAAACCTAAAGGGGTTATGATTGAACATATTTCTGTTATAAATACAGTTTCAAATATATTTGATATATATGGTAGTAATGAAAGTAAAATTAATATCGGGTTTTACGCATCTTATATTTTTGATGTTTCAGTTTCTGAAATATTTTCAACCATTTTATATGGAAACATTTTGCATATTTATAATGAATCAACTAGGTTAGATAGTAATATACTCAGTAATTATTTAATTGATAACAGTATACATTATACTTTTTTACCACCAGTTGTTTTATCAATATTACCAATGGATAAAGTTTATCCATCACTAAAAGGTATAATTGTAGCTGGAGAACCTTGTAATCATAAAACAGCTTTATTTTGGAAAGATAAAGTTAACTTATATAATTATTATGGTCCAACAGAAACAGCTATATATGCTGCTGGTAAACAAATTAATGATACAAAAGTTAATAATATCGGCAAACCCCTATTCAATACAAAGCTTTATATCTTAGATAATAATTTACTCCCATTACCGATAGGTGTACCAGGAGAGTTGTATATAGGAGGTGCTGGTTTAGCTAGAGGCTATTTAAATTTACCACAATTAACTAAAGAAAGATTTATAGATAATCCTTTTGCTACACCAGATGATATTGCTAAAGGTTATACCCGTTTATACAAAACAGGTGATATCTGTAAATGGTTAGCTAATGGAGAAATTGAATATATAGGTAGAAATGATTTCCAAGTTAAATTAAGAGGCTTTAGGATTGAACTTGGAGAAATTGAAAATGTAATATCAGCAATTGATAATATTAAACAAAGTTGTGTTTTAGTTAAGGATGAAACACTAGTGGCTTACTATGTAGCTGATAAATCAATAGATGAATCTGTAATTAAAGATCATTTAGCTAAAAAGCTACCTGAATATATGATCCCTAGCTTTTATATGAAATTAGAATCATTCCCTTTAACTATTAATGGTAAATTAGATAGAAGAGCTTTGCCTAAAATTGAAATAATTAATAAAGATGGGTACACTCCACCTTCAACTGCGAGTGAAAAGCTCTTATGTAAGATATGGCAGCAATGTCTAAATATAGATAAAGTAGGTATCACTGATAATTTCTTTAATATTGGTGGCAGCTCTATTAAAGCTATTCAAACCACATATCAAATGTCTAAAGCTTTAGCTACAGAATTCTCAGTAGCTGACTTATTTAGATATAAAACAATACAATCATTATTGAATAATGTATCTAACAATAAATTCCAACTAATTAAATATTATTCTAATAATATATCGAATAAGCCTAAAATGATATTTATTCATCCTGCATTTGGTGGTTGTGAAATGTATCAAGATTTTATTGACAGGCTTGCTAATGATTATAACTGTATTGGTATAGACAACTATAATATTTATAATGAAGATAAAATTGATAATCTATCACAATTATCAAGCCTTTATATAAATCAACTAAATCTATCTAAAGATGAAACAGTATACATGTTTGGTTGGTCTTTAGGTGGAGTAATAGCTGTAGAAATGGCTTATCAATTAGAAAAGCAAGGATTTAAAAATATCAAGGCTATTATATTAGATTCTCATTTTTCTACCGGTCGGGTATTTGAACATCATCCTCAGTTTGATCCTAAAAAAGGTGGTAAAATTATAGATGAAGTCATAAAAAAAATAGTAGCTAATTTAGATCAAAAACATATTAATAGAGTTTTATCAGCTAAAGATACTGAATTTAAACTAGGGCAAAGTGCTCCTTCAGGGAAATTAAAACATACAGAAATATGTTTTTTTAGAGCTATGGACAATCTAGGATATAAAGTAAAAGATAATAATCTTGGTAAATATAGTAAAAACTTTGGTTTTATACCTATTACAGGCGATCATATGCAATTAATGGCCCAGATTATTAAAAATTGGCATAACTATCAAAGTTCATTTACTAATTTTGATTTTAGTTTACATTACCAACCAATACAAATAAGCAGAAATGCTATATTAAGATTAATTAAAACTTATAAGAAAACCACATTATTTGTATGTACAACTATTATTGCTAGTAGTGCTTATGTATTAGAACTATTTGATTTTGTTATTGAACCAATAACATTAGTATTAGCATAATAAAAAAATAAGGGTTTAGATAACTTTGGCTTGTTAAAAAATTATTGATGGAGCTAGCTGTATTTATTTATGTTTAGAAAATATAAAAAAGTTTACATATTGTCTGTTGATTGATGTTTGTTTACATTGAATTATTAAAATTGGTATAATTTAATGTTTTTTGAAAAAATGCTCAAGGGTTAATCAATGAAGCAGGTCTCAAAAGTTAAGCAAATTGGTGCTATAGCTATTATAGCTGGAACGGCTATTGGCGCAGGTATGCTTGGGATTCCTTTTGCAGTAGCAGCAGTTGGGTTTAATTATGCGGTGGCAGCCTTATTTCTGGTTTGGATAATTATGTATGCAACATCTTTATTAATCGTTGAGGCAAATGTTTCTCAGCCTTTAGGTACAGATATGGACTCAATCGCGCACAATATATTGGGTAAGCCTGGTAGAATATTAAACTTATTATTCTATCTACTGCTTTTATATTCGCTACTTACAGCTTATATTTTTATGGGTGGGCAACTTTTTCAAACATATATACTTGGTTGGTTAAACCTAGAAAATGATAGTTTAGCAAAGCTGCTATTTTGTTTAATCTTTGGTTTTTTTATATATAAAGGTATCAAAGTAGTATTTAGTGTTAATGAACTATTCTTAAGTCTAAAAGTACTAGCTTTTGTTTTATTTATTGCTTTTGTTGCTCCCCAAATTCGTGCACCTATACTAGAAAATAAAGCTCTAGGGGTAGAGTATGTTTGGTTTGCTATTCCAATACTTGTTACATCATTTGGTTTTCATATT
This Francisella opportunistica DNA region includes the following protein-coding sequences:
- a CDS encoding non-ribosomal peptide synthetase; its protein translation is MYSNIIDHIQAVNQTQRAFPQGKTIHQLFEEQVAKTPDNIAVVFEDKQLTYKELNQKSNQLARYIKDKYKSITNQELQPDTLIALYLDRSLEMIISILAVLKAAAAYVPISPDFPSDRTKYILEDTNSTILLSQAHLIDKLSEVAQDIEIIATDSHEFQNYAKDNLNTNVQPNNLAYVIYTSGTTGKPKGVMIEHYSFVSFIKLFSEKIKTNNGLNLLSLTNIVFDIFGLEYALPLLNGYKLILSSADKITDEQIVQSNIIQQTPKVISNLCQIHKGKFHDKTLLFGGEKAANNEVKVFLEEFKYVYNVYGPAETTIWSSIKEVDSSTKSSVIGTPLFNEKLYVLDNNLFPSPIGVPGELYIGGVGLARGYLNLPQLTKERFINNPFATPDDIAKGYTRLYKTGDICKWLANGEIEYIGRNDFQVKLRGFRIELGEIENVISAIDNIKQSCVLVKDEVLVAYYVSDIEIDETAIKDHLAKKLPEYMIPSFYMKLESFPLTINGKLDRRALPKIEIINKDGYTPPSTASEKLLCKIWQQCLNIDKVGITDNFFNIGGSSITSIKISFLLSKHFNKNIHLKDIFQYPTIKQLDVRIKNIDDNNIIIPKASGDSFDLSFAQQRLLFIELFEGKTNAYHIPILIKLSQGINIPALDSALRAVIQRHSMLRTAYKQKDDGSLQQFIVNQGPQIIYRNCSDNSELQQSLAKDVNTPFDLMNDIPVRIRFYSYQEEYLLLLNIHHIAVDAWSLDIISNDLLEYYEHYANNKKLCLEPIDIEYKDFAVWKNKYLSSDILEKQLAYWQNKLSAFESLDLPLDKERTQQLDLKGEDIYFKLDKELSFSLKKLSKRTNNTLYNILLAGFFIFLNKYTQKNDLIIGTPNASRDFPQLQNIVGFFINNIIFRQNIETNKTAANLVKDIRNNFIEMQFYQDTPFDEIVSHLNVEKDTSRHPIFQVMFSVQNFKVKNSQDMQKYFEFQNISDIYKVAKFDLTCLIDDSGDEIVGIMNYATSLFEKNTIERFINHYKNILKQVVSCYDSKNINQYQILDEAEHNQIIYKWNQTQRAFPQDKTIHQLFEEQVAKTPDNIALVFEDKQLTYKELNQRSNQLARYIKDKYRSITNQQLQQDTLIALYLDRSLEMIISILAVLKAAAAYVPISPDFPSDRTKYILEDTNATILLSQTHLINKLKEVAQDVEIIATDSQQFQNYAKDNLNTNVQPNNLAYVIYTSGTTGKPKGVMIEHISVINTVSNIFDIYGSNESKINIGFYASYIFDVSVSEIFSTILYGNILHIYNESTRLDSNILSNYLIDNSIHYTFLPPVVLSILPMDKVYPSLKGIIVAGEPCNHKTALFWKDKVNLYNYYGPTETAIYAAGKQINDTKVNNIGKPLFNTKLYILDNNLLPLPIGVPGELYIGGAGLARGYLNLPQLTKERFIDNPFATPDDIAKGYTRLYKTGDICKWLANGEIEYIGRNDFQVKLRGFRIELGEIENVISAIDNIKQSCVLVKDETLVAYYVADKSIDESVIKDHLAKKLPEYMIPSFYMKLESFPLTINGKLDRRALPKIEIINKDGYTPPSTASEKLLCKIWQQCLNIDKVGITDNFFNIGGSSIKAIQTTYQMSKALATEFSVADLFRYKTIQSLLNNVSNNKFQLIKYYSNNISNKPKMIFIHPAFGGCEMYQDFIDRLANDYNCIGIDNYNIYNEDKIDNLSQLSSLYINQLNLSKDETVYMFGWSLGGVIAVEMAYQLEKQGFKNIKAIILDSHFSTGRVFEHHPQFDPKKGGKIIDEVIKKIVANLDQKHINRVLSAKDTEFKLGQSAPSGKLKHTEICFFRAMDNLGYKVKDNNLGKYSKNFGFIPITGDHMQLMAQIIKNWHNYQSSFTNFDFSLHYQPIQISRNAILRLIKTYKKTTLFVCTTIIASSAYVLELFDFVIEPITLVLA
- a CDS encoding amino acid permease, with amino-acid sequence MKQVSKVKQIGAIAIIAGTAIGAGMLGIPFAVAAVGFNYAVAALFLVWIIMYATSLLIVEANVSQPLGTDMDSIAHNILGKPGRILNLLFYLLLLYSLLTAYIFMGGQLFQTYILGWLNLENDSLAKLLFCLIFGFFIYKGIKVVFSVNELFLSLKVLAFVLFIAFVAPQIRAPILENKALGVEYVWFAIPILVTSFGFHIVIPAIRNYFENDVVFKKTVAIGALAPLLVYLVWVVATLGTVSLYGDNGFIALSNAGKTLAEAYQGLGQNGSLVFIRLFENFAIITSFLGVALALFSFNKDLYGLDNRKKLITLVITLIPPLIFAIYFVSSFIAALGYASIFVSVLLIVQPAMMVWAIRTKQGRNDILSKLYLSLILFSGLGIIALQLLVAFGRLPHI
- a CDS encoding SPFH domain-containing protein, which translates into the protein MFIVWLVFLLVLAIVLLAFSVSLVETQSVNVIERFGKYVRIQRAGLNFRIPFIERIAGKVSLRVQQLDIVAETKTRDNVFVHMKVSVQFLVEESKAVDAFYKLTNARAQMESYVFDVIRSSLPRMSLDESFENKDAIALDIKKELSEEMSTYGYTIIKSLVVDINPEENVKRSMNEINAAQRQLEATKAKAEAEKLIKIKEAEGQKESMKLLGEGIAEQRKAIARGLRVSIEDVKEGTGAGVSSEYISSLVMMYQYLDTLENMTKSAKSNVIFTPNSPKDFNNLTSEMISALSAVKD
- a CDS encoding PAS domain-containing protein, with the protein product MSEQLELENKQLKHEMQKLRSENSSLRNEKYELKQIINSIDANIYWKDTDGKMLGMNHSCLKFLGLSDMSEAIGKSSIELSVIKNTGLDIHKNDLKVIENDKTSIFEEKVLFKEKEQTFLSQKSPLKDENGKTIGIIGVSIDISQQKKLQAQLERKKAELEKKNKEIKSLLDNQKSSFQQIVDNIEANIYWKDTDGKMLGMNLCYLKYLGLSDMNEAIGKRDVELSVMKNTSSDLYKNDLKVIEGDTTLIFEEKVLFEGKEQTFLSQKSPLKDENGKVIGIIGVSIDITKQKKLQHELEKKNNELREKDKKRSEAAEAIFDVLAKI